One stretch of Bosea vaviloviae DNA includes these proteins:
- a CDS encoding cupin domain-containing protein, protein MNSSLDGDSSIDGLGAAEVIRLLDLKPHPEGGHYRETFRDEAGPEGRGFSTAIYYLLDTGETSEWHRVDAAEIWHHYAGAPLVISISPNGHDASAHHLGPDLRAGQRPQFVVPAGTWQSATSLGAWTLVGCTVAPGFAFSGFEMAPPDWRPTPRKPWGA, encoded by the coding sequence ATGAACTCCTCGCTCGACGGCGATTCCTCAATCGACGGCCTCGGCGCGGCCGAGGTCATCCGCCTGCTCGACCTCAAGCCCCATCCGGAAGGCGGCCATTACCGCGAGACCTTCCGCGACGAGGCCGGCCCGGAAGGGCGCGGCTTCTCGACCGCGATCTACTACCTGCTCGACACCGGCGAGACCTCGGAATGGCACCGGGTCGATGCCGCCGAGATCTGGCATCATTATGCCGGCGCGCCGCTGGTGATCAGCATCTCGCCCAATGGCCATGACGCCTCGGCGCATCATCTCGGTCCCGATCTGAGAGCCGGGCAGCGGCCGCAATTCGTGGTGCCGGCGGGCACCTGGCAGAGCGCCACCTCGCTGGGCGCCTGGACGCTGGTCGGCTGCACGGTCGCGCCTGGCTTCGCCTTTTCCGGTTTCGAGATGGCGCCGCCGGACTGGCGTCCGACGCCGCGCAAGCCCTGGGGAGCCTGA
- a CDS encoding ROK family protein → MGAATADTTSNHGTHGSAELPSVHLTSYNLEIRDQDGFVGDKASRGAFVEHLDALRRHLRKTGDDPLAGDTAAISKKDLDELLLKGEPHEAALVLSAIESFAQSLAFVIRRFIKLKSWAPVERIAIGGGFRESRIGELAIGRAGIILHTEGREIDLRPIRHHPDEAGLVGSAHLAPSWIFEAYDSLVAVDIGGSNIRAGIVELRQDKAPDLSKARVWESELWRHIDEEPSRDAAIKRLGEMLNGQIRQARKAGLRVAPFIGLGCPGLIEPNGSIDRGAQNLPGNWESSRFNLVDSIREMVPEIGEHETQIVMHNDAVIQGLSEMPGMQDVEHWAVLTIGTGLGNASYRNRTKPKRKDKT, encoded by the coding sequence ATGGGCGCCGCCACGGCCGACACGACGAGCAATCACGGAACCCATGGCTCGGCGGAACTGCCCTCCGTCCATCTGACCAGCTACAACCTCGAAATCCGCGATCAGGACGGCTTCGTCGGCGACAAGGCAAGCCGCGGCGCCTTCGTCGAGCACCTCGATGCGCTGCGCCGGCATTTGCGCAAGACCGGCGACGATCCGCTCGCCGGCGACACCGCCGCGATCAGCAAGAAGGACCTGGATGAGCTGCTGCTCAAGGGCGAACCGCATGAGGCCGCGCTCGTGCTGAGTGCGATCGAAAGCTTTGCCCAGTCGCTCGCCTTCGTCATCCGCCGCTTCATCAAGCTCAAATCCTGGGCGCCCGTCGAGCGCATCGCCATCGGCGGCGGCTTTCGCGAAAGCCGGATCGGCGAGCTCGCCATCGGCCGCGCCGGCATCATCCTCCACACCGAGGGACGCGAGATCGACCTCAGGCCGATCCGCCATCACCCCGATGAGGCCGGACTTGTCGGCAGCGCCCATCTCGCACCGTCATGGATCTTCGAGGCCTATGACAGCCTCGTCGCGGTCGATATCGGCGGCTCGAACATCCGCGCCGGCATCGTCGAGCTGCGCCAGGACAAGGCGCCGGATCTGAGCAAGGCCCGCGTCTGGGAATCGGAGCTCTGGCGCCATATCGACGAGGAACCCAGCCGTGACGCAGCGATCAAGCGCCTCGGCGAGATGCTGAACGGCCAGATCCGGCAGGCCCGCAAGGCTGGACTGCGCGTCGCGCCCTTCATCGGCCTCGGCTGTCCCGGCCTGATCGAGCCCAACGGGTCGATCGACCGCGGTGCGCAGAACCTGCCGGGCAATTGGGAGAGCAGCCGCTTCAACCTCGTCGACAGCATCCGCGAGATGGTGCCCGAGATCGGCGAGCATGAAACGCAGATCGTGATGCACAACGACGCCGTCATCCAGGGCTTGAGCGAAATGCCGGGGATGCAGGATGTCGAACACTGGGCCGTGCTGACGATCGGCACCGGGCTCGGCAATGCGAGCTACCGGAACCGGACCAAGCCGAAACGGAAGGACAAGACCTGA
- a CDS encoding DUF2938 domain-containing protein, which yields MEFLIRAIVIGAGATLLLDIWAQVLQRVAGWPAPNWAMPGRWFAHLLRGQFAHEDIGRAQPVANELAIGWVFHYAVGILFAAVLLALWGLGWSRSPTFGPALIVGLVTVGCGWFILQPGMGAGVAASKKPNAWTIRALNIVGHIVFAIGLYGTALLTR from the coding sequence ATGGAATTCCTGATCCGCGCGATTGTGATCGGCGCTGGCGCCACCTTGCTGCTCGATATCTGGGCGCAAGTGCTGCAACGCGTGGCCGGCTGGCCCGCGCCGAACTGGGCGATGCCGGGACGCTGGTTCGCGCATCTGCTGCGCGGACAGTTCGCGCATGAGGACATCGGGCGGGCGCAACCTGTCGCAAACGAACTCGCGATCGGCTGGGTGTTCCATTACGCCGTCGGCATTCTCTTCGCCGCCGTTCTCCTGGCGCTTTGGGGGCTCGGCTGGTCGCGCAGCCCGACTTTCGGACCCGCGTTGATCGTTGGTCTCGTCACTGTCGGCTGCGGCTGGTTCATCCTGCAGCCGGGCATGGGAGCCGGCGTCGCTGCTTCCAAGAAGCCCAATGCCTGGACAATCCGGGCGCTCAACATCGTCGGCCACATCGTCTTCGCGATCGGGCTTTACGGCACCGCGCTGCTGACCCGCTGA
- a CDS encoding DUF6719 family protein, which yields MRWSLVMAAMLGSVVLAVPAMSQQVLRREPPAGQLKAGEVILVDDGRCPQGQVREVTGARQQKTRDSLASATSGSSRSRRCVQRPR from the coding sequence ATGCGATGGTCGCTGGTAATGGCCGCAATGCTGGGCAGCGTCGTTCTCGCCGTGCCGGCGATGTCCCAGCAGGTGCTGCGCAGGGAACCGCCAGCCGGCCAGCTCAAGGCCGGCGAGGTGATTTTGGTCGATGACGGACGCTGCCCGCAGGGACAGGTCCGCGAGGTGACCGGGGCGAGACAGCAGAAGACCCGCGACTCTCTGGCTTCGGCGACCTCTGGCTCATCTCGCTCGCGCCGCTGCGTCCAGCGACCGCGCTGA
- a CDS encoding M15 family metallopeptidase produces MNLSWRLGWICCLLLTMPAPAKAGEALPDGFIRLREIAVAIRQDIRYASAFNFTGAAVAGYGRADCVLTQAAGQALIRVEARLGTSGYALKLFDCYRPARAVRAFLAWAQDGKASDFGRGFHPDIAKDMLVARGFIASVSSHSRGSTVDVGLIRRNEPGLPTPATGGRCDGPLQQRPQETSLDLGTSFDCFSAKSAGRDPSVGPDALRYRTILRDAMKAEGFRGYSREWWHFTLASEPFPKTIFDFAIE; encoded by the coding sequence ATGAACCTGTCCTGGCGGCTTGGTTGGATCTGCTGTCTGCTCCTGACCATGCCCGCGCCAGCCAAGGCCGGCGAGGCGCTGCCGGACGGCTTCATCCGCCTGCGCGAGATCGCTGTCGCGATACGCCAGGACATCCGCTACGCATCCGCCTTCAATTTCACCGGCGCAGCTGTCGCCGGCTATGGCCGTGCCGATTGCGTGCTGACGCAGGCGGCGGGGCAGGCCCTGATCCGCGTGGAGGCGCGGCTGGGCACGTCCGGCTATGCACTGAAACTGTTCGATTGCTACCGACCGGCGCGGGCGGTCCGGGCCTTTCTGGCCTGGGCGCAGGATGGGAAGGCGAGCGATTTCGGACGGGGCTTCCATCCCGATATTGCCAAGGACATGCTGGTCGCGCGCGGCTTCATCGCCTCGGTGTCGAGCCATTCGCGCGGATCGACCGTCGATGTCGGTCTTATCCGCCGCAACGAGCCCGGCTTGCCGACGCCCGCAACTGGCGGGCGTTGCGATGGTCCCCTCCAGCAGCGCCCGCAGGAAACGAGCCTCGATCTTGGCACGAGCTTCGACTGCTTTTCGGCAAAAAGCGCCGGCCGTGATCCGTCGGTCGGCCCAGACGCGCTCAGGTACAGAACGATCCTGCGAGACGCGATGAAGGCCGAGGGGTTTCGCGGCTATAGCCGCGAATGGTGGCACTTCACCCTGGCGAGCGAGCCCTTTCCGAAGACGATCTTCGATTTCGCGATCGAATGA
- a CDS encoding DUF3772 domain-containing protein, giving the protein MPAQAGQAPSPTRNHGRAVPAGRRLTALLAAALFALLFGSFQALAQTPDANPGRAKLDAARLELNQIETTLAAPSPSDADLQRQRLRLQPLLEQLRGIVEEQGPRVDQAKLRLDQLGAKPDASAPPESAEVARERDARTKAFADADETMKIARAAQLQAEQLQTGISDKRRDLFAKALFAPGPSILSPELWSNALTTLPEDLRASGYIFGGWLSVFGDALSGARGLFVAVSFIGAILLYVARARYLPRFKAHVGTTEAPGSLHCLYVALTHLVAGAAPPALASWLIYSALNTTGLLPPRIQPVVWAVVIGLASFAFIQALADSLFAPGTPQRRLVSVMDSTARTVVWIASSLALVMAIGKVMEAWLQAIAAGLAVSILIKGTLAIIFALTLIAGLYRLRDDDEVEEEACLGPYVPVDGASLGPVRILGWVVGLVIVLAALSGYVVFATFLTEQVLWIGVLACLFMLIYQFLELGIARTLTGKGRFALTLKAGIGIREATLQKIAVVGTGLLKLIVIIITIMLALAPWGLESADFFSSLRAAFFGFQVGGVTVSLSSIIIAAFLFALGLMATRSMQGWLDGKFLPTTKLDTGLRNSITTAAGYLGYAAAVALAFSSLGLSLERLTLVASALSVGIGFGLQSVVSNFVSGLILLWERPIRVGDQVVVGDAEGIVKKINVRSTEIATFDRSSVIVPNSNLISGVVRNRVRNDRTGRVLISISVPRSYDPAEVRTMLSEAATAHGDVLQKPPPNVLFKKLGTTTMDFDLICVVAEVDIVGRVTSDLNYVIHKRLAEMEVAPPVPELAVKGLEGIEQSLAGIAKAVGREIEARKPAKPVAPIRRARQHKIEDESTEEAPPEPQPSPEPVRDFAKDDSKE; this is encoded by the coding sequence ATGCCTGCGCAGGCGGGGCAAGCCCCCTCTCCCACCCGAAACCATGGCCGCGCCGTGCCTGCCGGGCGCAGGCTCACGGCCTTGCTGGCGGCTGCGCTGTTTGCCCTCCTGTTCGGCTCGTTTCAGGCGCTTGCCCAAACGCCCGACGCCAATCCCGGCCGGGCAAAACTCGATGCCGCGCGCCTCGAGCTGAACCAGATCGAGACGACGCTGGCGGCCCCGAGCCCGAGCGACGCCGACCTGCAGCGCCAGAGGCTGCGCTTGCAACCGCTCCTGGAGCAATTGCGCGGGATAGTCGAGGAGCAGGGCCCTCGCGTCGACCAGGCCAAATTGCGGCTCGACCAGCTCGGCGCCAAGCCCGACGCCAGCGCGCCGCCTGAAAGCGCCGAAGTCGCGCGCGAACGCGACGCCCGCACCAAGGCCTTCGCCGATGCCGACGAGACGATGAAGATCGCCCGCGCGGCGCAGCTCCAGGCCGAGCAGCTCCAGACCGGCATCAGCGACAAGCGCCGCGATCTCTTCGCCAAGGCGCTCTTCGCGCCGGGCCCGTCGATCCTCAGCCCGGAACTCTGGAGCAATGCGCTGACCACCTTGCCGGAGGATCTGCGCGCCTCCGGCTATATCTTCGGCGGCTGGCTGTCGGTCTTCGGCGATGCCTTGTCAGGCGCGCGCGGTCTGTTTGTCGCGGTCTCCTTCATCGGCGCGATCCTGCTCTACGTCGCCCGCGCCCGCTACCTGCCGCGCTTCAAGGCGCATGTCGGCACGACGGAGGCCCCCGGCAGCCTGCATTGTCTTTATGTCGCGCTCACCCATCTCGTCGCCGGCGCCGCCCCTCCCGCTTTGGCGAGCTGGCTGATCTATTCCGCGCTCAACACCACCGGATTGCTGCCACCGCGCATCCAGCCCGTGGTCTGGGCCGTGGTGATAGGGCTCGCCAGCTTCGCCTTCATCCAGGCACTGGCCGACTCTCTCTTCGCACCCGGCACGCCGCAGCGCCGCCTCGTCAGCGTGATGGATTCGACCGCGCGCACCGTCGTCTGGATCGCAAGCTCGCTCGCACTGGTGATGGCGATCGGCAAGGTGATGGAAGCCTGGCTGCAGGCGATCGCGGCCGGGCTCGCGGTCTCGATCCTGATCAAGGGCACCCTCGCCATCATCTTCGCGCTGACCCTGATCGCGGGCCTGTATCGATTGCGCGATGACGACGAGGTCGAGGAAGAGGCTTGCCTGGGCCCCTATGTGCCCGTCGATGGCGCCAGCCTCGGCCCTGTGCGGATCCTGGGCTGGGTCGTCGGCCTCGTCATCGTGCTGGCGGCGCTCAGCGGCTATGTCGTCTTCGCGACCTTCCTGACCGAGCAGGTGCTCTGGATCGGCGTCCTCGCCTGCCTGTTCATGCTGATTTATCAGTTCCTCGAACTCGGTATCGCCCGGACCCTGACCGGCAAGGGCCGCTTCGCCCTGACGCTGAAAGCCGGCATCGGCATTCGCGAGGCGACGCTGCAGAAGATCGCGGTGGTCGGCACCGGTCTTCTCAAGCTGATCGTGATCATCATCACGATCATGCTGGCGCTGGCGCCCTGGGGGCTGGAATCGGCCGATTTCTTCTCCTCGCTGCGCGCCGCCTTCTTCGGCTTCCAGGTCGGCGGCGTCACTGTCTCGCTGTCCTCGATCATCATCGCCGCCTTCCTCTTTGCGCTCGGCCTGATGGCGACGCGCTCGATGCAGGGCTGGCTCGACGGCAAATTCCTGCCGACCACGAAGCTCGACACCGGACTGCGCAATTCGATCACCACCGCCGCCGGCTATCTCGGCTACGCGGCGGCGGTGGCGCTCGCCTTCTCGTCGCTGGGCCTCAGTCTCGAACGACTGACCTTGGTTGCCAGCGCGCTCTCGGTCGGTATCGGTTTCGGCCTGCAATCGGTGGTGTCGAATTTCGTCTCCGGCCTGATCCTGCTGTGGGAGCGGCCGATCCGCGTCGGCGATCAGGTGGTCGTCGGCGACGCGGAAGGTATCGTCAAAAAGATCAATGTGCGCTCGACCGAGATCGCGACCTTCGACCGCTCATCGGTGATCGTGCCCAATTCGAACCTGATCTCGGGCGTCGTCCGCAACCGGGTCCGCAACGACCGGACCGGGCGCGTGCTGATCTCGATTTCGGTGCCGCGCAGCTATGATCCCGCCGAGGTCCGCACCATGCTGTCGGAGGCCGCCACCGCCCATGGCGATGTGCTGCAGAAACCGCCGCCGAACGTGCTGTTCAAGAAGCTCGGCACCACGACGATGGATTTCGACCTGATCTGCGTCGTCGCCGAGGTCGATATCGTCGGCCGTGTGACCAGCGACCTCAACTACGTCATCCACAAGCGCCTGGCCGAGATGGAGGTCGCTCCGCCTGTCCCCGAACTCGCGGTCAAGGGACTGGAAGGCATCGAGCAATCGCTCGCCGGCATCGCCAAGGCGGTCGGGCGCGAGATCGAGGCGCGCAAGCCGGCCAAACCCGTCGCGCCGATCCGTCGCGCGCGACAACACAAGATCGAAGACGAATCCACGGAGGAGGCGCCTCCGGAGCCGCAGCCCTCGCCCGAACCGGTCAGGGATTTCGCGAAAGACGACAGCAAGGAATGA
- the gloB gene encoding hydroxyacylglutathione hydrolase, translated as MSLDLHIFRTLSDNAGALIFDPVTKACAAVDVPDAAPVLAAAKAKGWTISDIFVTHAHHDHTQGVAELKEATGAFVCGPADAADSAPLDRILGEGDRVELGNDSFEIWHTPGHSNGHLTFASIGAKLALVGDVVFVMGCGRVQPGQMGAMWTSLDRIMALPDDVRLITGHDYTLSNARFAIAMDPANAALKARYAEAEAAKAEGRFWALTTIGEEKATNPFFRAGEAALAAAVGKAGGAPGEVFAALREAKNAF; from the coding sequence ATGTCCCTCGATCTCCATATCTTCCGCACCCTCAGCGACAATGCCGGCGCGTTGATCTTCGACCCAGTGACGAAGGCCTGCGCGGCTGTCGACGTGCCTGATGCCGCTCCCGTCCTCGCCGCCGCCAAGGCCAAGGGCTGGACGATCAGCGACATCTTCGTCACCCACGCCCATCACGACCACACGCAGGGCGTGGCCGAGTTGAAGGAGGCGACCGGAGCTTTCGTCTGCGGGCCGGCCGACGCCGCCGATTCCGCCCCGCTCGACCGCATCCTGGGCGAGGGCGACCGCGTCGAGCTCGGCAATGACAGCTTCGAGATCTGGCACACGCCGGGCCATTCCAACGGCCACCTGACCTTCGCCAGCATCGGGGCCAAGCTGGCGCTCGTCGGCGATGTCGTCTTCGTCATGGGCTGCGGGCGGGTCCAGCCCGGCCAGATGGGGGCGATGTGGACCTCGCTCGATCGCATCATGGCACTGCCCGACGATGTCCGCCTGATCACCGGCCATGACTACACGCTGTCCAATGCCCGTTTCGCCATCGCGATGGACCCGGCCAACGCAGCGCTCAAGGCCCGTTACGCCGAGGCCGAAGCCGCCAAGGCGGAAGGCCGCTTCTGGGCGCTGACCACGATCGGCGAGGAGAAGGCGACCAACCCCTTCTTCCGCGCCGGAGAGGCTGCGCTTGCAGCGGCAGTCGGCAAGGCCGGCGGCGCCCCCGGCGAGGTTTTTGCGGCGCTGCGCGAAGCCAAGAACGCATTCTGA
- a CDS encoding GNAT family N-acetyltransferase — MISDDADDLALALECERRIVNAWPAPATLLIDDWVVRFANGYSGRANAATPLKPGAELDEATLAMIEGLYRADGLPPSVRLTPLIGEATRAEVIARGYRLKDASFGMIAKLDGITPEIDPELQIEARPSADWIAGVAARQAGVKTHAGNLAAIVEKIRMPAAFATLLIAGEPVAYGMGVAERGMAEIGTIVVDANHRGHGLGRRIVSGLMSWARLMDCGSAYLQVDQTNEVAISLYDRLGFRRLYAYETRILD, encoded by the coding sequence ATGATATCCGACGATGCCGACGACCTCGCGCTGGCGCTCGAATGCGAGCGGCGCATCGTCAATGCCTGGCCTGCGCCCGCGACCCTGCTGATCGACGATTGGGTCGTGCGCTTCGCCAATGGCTATTCCGGCCGGGCCAACGCCGCCACGCCGCTGAAGCCCGGCGCGGAGCTCGACGAGGCGACGCTGGCGATGATCGAGGGGCTCTACCGGGCCGACGGATTGCCACCTTCCGTGCGCCTGACACCACTAATCGGTGAGGCGACGCGCGCCGAAGTGATCGCGCGCGGCTATCGCCTCAAGGACGCGTCCTTCGGCATGATCGCGAAACTCGACGGCATCACGCCCGAGATCGACCCCGAGCTCCAGATCGAGGCGCGCCCGAGCGCCGACTGGATCGCCGGCGTCGCCGCGCGCCAGGCCGGCGTGAAGACCCATGCCGGCAACCTCGCCGCCATCGTCGAGAAGATCAGGATGCCGGCTGCCTTCGCGACCTTGCTGATCGCGGGCGAGCCCGTCGCCTACGGCATGGGCGTCGCCGAGCGCGGCATGGCCGAGATCGGCACGATCGTGGTCGACGCCAACCATCGCGGCCATGGTTTGGGTCGGCGCATCGTCTCCGGATTGATGTCCTGGGCGCGCCTCATGGACTGCGGCAGCGCCTATCTCCAGGTGGACCAGACCAACGAGGTCGCGATCAGCCTCTACGACCGTCTCGGCTTCCGCCGGCTCTACGCTTACGAGACGCGCATCCTGGATTGA
- a CDS encoding CAP domain-containing protein, with protein sequence MFCFPRGERKALAVTCPALLAGALAILNLAGCTEAPRTGQPAFYRDLGSASARVDAGEARAMISAYRMNAGLNALTLDPALNAAAQEEASAMAAADKPAQAEAVKARLARAGQQGAEANLSAGYRRLAEAFSGWRDSPQHDRVMKTPGATRMGLATAYAPGSKYQVYWALILAP encoded by the coding sequence ATGTTTTGTTTCCCACGCGGCGAGCGGAAAGCTCTTGCCGTGACCTGCCCTGCCTTGCTCGCCGGCGCGCTCGCTATCCTGAACCTCGCCGGCTGTACGGAAGCCCCCCGCACCGGTCAGCCGGCCTTCTACCGCGATCTCGGCTCGGCCTCGGCCCGCGTCGATGCTGGCGAGGCGCGCGCCATGATCTCGGCCTATCGGATGAATGCCGGGCTGAACGCGCTGACGCTCGACCCGGCCCTCAACGCCGCGGCCCAGGAAGAGGCGAGCGCCATGGCGGCGGCCGACAAGCCGGCCCAGGCGGAAGCCGTGAAGGCGCGCCTCGCCCGTGCCGGACAGCAGGGGGCGGAAGCCAATCTCTCGGCCGGCTATCGCCGGTTGGCAGAAGCCTTCTCCGGCTGGCGCGATTCGCCCCAGCACGACCGCGTCATGAAGACGCCGGGCGCGACCCGCATGGGCTTGGCGACGGCCTATGCGCCGGGCTCGAAATATCAGGTCTACTGGGCGCTGATCCTCGCGCCTTGA